The following proteins come from a genomic window of Gopherus flavomarginatus isolate rGopFla2 chromosome 22, rGopFla2.mat.asm, whole genome shotgun sequence:
- the S100PBP gene encoding S100P-binding protein, translated as MEDSSPHSFGLGVYHNHKVTLVNDTIPRAKRPLDLLEEDEPLQSDAKKRRHLSNYCSTPCPSKKLPLCSPDSACFLGSSGCLDDTELENFVIRVSLPEDSVVALSVNTARCFDDSEPDDSLLEPSDDEQGNSPFNYTEEECREMLADDCLGDDQNSTGESALVNQDVWGQSEKEVSSNCSLASFCPEETETSFRTIDELVSNECLSQTGSSVNPGYFQILEDETANPEGKGCLNVDCLKSNQVTCTLFDCDLQGPLNLSPTDADSVDQPKGDDGLEETGKKASQVMRDDHLQNASKQSTECDEISSNSLVVEESLECLASEEHHSGNLDSVEKLPSEIKESSPFYDAHIKTSTYSPDPSCGQSKDKMENPAPVLLLHPKTSNVILNQDPSKGTDNGLSGTFGSQKEDLSQESTSVEELSDNPKLNSVALDWNCGEDSICGKKLGKVIPVPQVEERPKQRICISEAELEQKKRIYIQCVRAHVKNSMDPTPDALNELYALMNKVASREYRTQDRRWQHPSDLTMRKYPRFSKKPTQKCSLKQWVSRNLAHHRRFQDIPDHFQRSSVTASSNV; from the exons ATGGAAGACAGCTCTCCACATTCCTTTGGGCTTGGTGTATATCATAATCATAAAGTGACTCTTGTTAATGATACAATCCCCAGGGCTAAAAGGCCCTTAGACTTACTGGAGGAGGATGAGCCCCTGCAATCAGATGCTAAGAAACGGCGCCACTTGAGTAATTATTGTAGCACTCCATGTCCTTCAAAGAAACTACCGCTGTGCTCCCCAGATTCTGCCTGCTTCCTAGGCTCCTCAGGCTGTCTGGATGATACTGAGCTGGAGAACTTTGTCATCAGAGTTAGTCTTCCAGAAGACAGTGTGGTAGCCCTTTCTGTGAATACAGCCAGATGTTTTGATGATAGTGAGCCAGATGACTCTTTGCTGGAACCCTCAGATGATGAACAAGGGAACTCTCCCTTCAATTACACTGAGGAAGAATGTAGGGAAATGTTAGCAGATGATTGCTTAGGAGATGACCAGAACTCCACTGGAGAGAGTGCTTTAGTGAATCAAGATGTATGGGGACAAAGTGAGAAGGAAGTGAGTAGCAACTGTAGTTTGGCATCATTCTGCCCTGAAGAAACAGAGACATCATTCAGGACCATAGATGAGTTAGTAAGTAATGAGTGTCTCTCTCAGACTGGTTCTTCAGTTAATCCTGGATATTTTCAAATTCTTGAGGATGAAACAGCTAATCCTGAGGGTAAAGGATGCTTGAATGTGGACTGCTTGAAATCAAATCAAGTCACTTGTACACTATTTGATTGTGATCTTCAAGGGCCTCTAAATCTTTCCCCAACTGATGCAGACTCAGTAGATCAGCCAAAAGGGGATGATGGCTTGGAGGAAACCGGCAAAAAAGCTTCACAAGTAATGAGAGATGACCATCTACAAAATGCAAGCAAGCAAAGTACAGAGTGTGATGAAATCAGTTCTAATAGCTTGGTTGTTGAAGAGTCCCTTGAGTGCCTGGCTTCTGAAGAGCACCACAGTGGAAACCTGGATAGTGTGGAAAAGCTGCCATCAGAAATCAAAGAATCATCTCCCTTCTATGATGCACACATTAAAACTTCCACGTACTCTCCTGACCCTTCCTGTGGTCAAAGTAAGGATAAAATGGAGAATCCAGCACCTGTACTGCTACTGCATCCGAAAACCTCTAATGTCATTTTAAATCAGGACCCTTCCAAAGGAACAGACAATGGATTATCAGGGACCTTTGGCTCTCAGAAGGAAGATTTGAGCCAGGAATCCACATCTGTTGAAGAATTGTCAGACAATCCTAAA ttAAACTCTGTAGCCTTAGACTGGAACTGTGGGGAAGACAGTATCTGTGGGAAGAAGCTAGGCAAAGTCATTCCTGTGCCACAAGTGGAAGAAAG ACCGAAACAACGGATATGCATTTCCGAAGCAGAACTTGAGCAAAAGAAGCGTATTTATATCCAATGTGTGCGTGCCCATGTAAAGAATTCCATGGATCCTACACCAG ATGCATTAAATGAGTTGTACGCTCTGATGAATAAGGTTGCCAGCAGGGAGTACCGAACCCAGGACCGCAGATGGCAGCATCCATCAGACCTCACCATGAG AAAATACCCAAGGTTCTCCAAAAAACCCACCCAAAAGTGCAGCCTTAAGCAATGGGTGAGCCGGAACTTGGCCCACCACCGTCGCTTCCAGGACATTCCTGACCACTTCCAGCGCAGCTCTGTCACAGCATCCTCCAATGTCTGA